From a single Gemmatimonadales bacterium genomic region:
- a CDS encoding ABC transporter permease, which translates to MLREWLSEARYRLRAVFRRGGLERDLDEELRYHLEREAEQLVQAGVEPAEAMRQARIALGGVERTKDESRDERGVSWLDVAARDLGYAWRSLRTSPGFTTAVVLTLALGIGGTTAVFSAVDAVLLKPLPYASPGQLVRIYAAWVQRPTAESFVTPVHFLAYRGPSSTLQAIAATNTYDETGADIGSGDDVRRIRTLQVSADYFDVLRTPPALGRGFDRDEENGPNIDEGVGAPLVVLSHRLWLERFHGDPRVLGRSLTMSGEPFTVVGVMPEGFADPIA; encoded by the coding sequence GTGCTGCGCGAGTGGCTGAGCGAGGCGCGCTACCGGCTGCGCGCGGTGTTCCGGCGGGGCGGGCTGGAGCGCGACCTCGACGAGGAGCTGCGCTACCACCTCGAACGCGAGGCCGAGCAGCTCGTGCAGGCCGGCGTGGAACCGGCCGAGGCGATGCGGCAAGCGCGCATCGCGCTGGGCGGCGTCGAGCGCACCAAGGACGAGAGTCGCGACGAGCGCGGCGTCTCCTGGCTCGACGTCGCCGCGCGGGACCTGGGCTACGCGTGGCGGAGCCTGCGGACCAGCCCGGGCTTCACCACCGCCGTCGTCCTCACCCTGGCGCTCGGCATCGGCGGCACCACGGCCGTCTTCAGCGCCGTGGACGCGGTGCTCCTCAAGCCGCTCCCCTACGCCTCGCCGGGACAGCTGGTGCGGATCTACGCCGCGTGGGTCCAGCGCCCGACGGCCGAGTCGTTCGTGACGCCGGTCCATTTCCTCGCCTACCGCGGGCCGTCGAGCACGCTGCAGGCCATCGCCGCCACCAACACGTACGACGAGACCGGCGCCGACATCGGCTCCGGCGACGACGTCCGCCGGATCCGCACGCTGCAGGTGAGCGCCGACTACTTCGACGTGCTGCGCACGCCGCCGGCGCTGGGCCGCGGCTTCGACCGGGACGAGGAGAACGGGCCGAACATCGACGAGGGCGTCGGCGCGCCGCTCGTGGTGCTGAGCCATCGGCTGTGGCTCGAGCGGTTTCACGGCGACCCGCGCGTCCTCGGGCGCAGCCTGACGATGAGCGGCGAGCCGTTCACCGTGGTGGGCGTCATGCCCGAGGGCTTCGCCGACCCGATCGC
- a CDS encoding PadR family transcriptional regulator, translated as MTDERLDLPQGTLDLLILKALSLGPQHGWAISERLHQVSRATLQVPQGSLYPALHRLERRGWIAPRWGASDNNRRAKFYELTRTGRKQLETEADSWRQLTAAVALVLRMA; from the coding sequence GTGACCGACGAGCGGCTCGATCTCCCGCAGGGCACCCTGGACCTGCTGATCCTGAAGGCGCTGTCGCTCGGCCCGCAGCACGGCTGGGCGATCTCCGAGCGTCTCCACCAGGTCTCGCGCGCCACGCTGCAGGTGCCGCAGGGCTCGCTGTATCCGGCGCTGCACCGCCTGGAGCGGCGCGGCTGGATCGCGCCCCGCTGGGGCGCGTCCGACAACAACCGCCGGGCCAAGTTCTACGAGCTGACGCGCACGGGGCGGAAGCAGCTCGAGACCGAGGCCGACAGCTGGCGGCAGCTGACGGCGGCGGTGGCGCTGGTCCTGAGGATGGCGTAG
- a CDS encoding amidase: MNTRRQFLIQAPVALLAVAGACREGGRGASAAAGQQTPAPGAPPTFGTGPGSGPPVTEATFAEAEKLAQVAMTPAHRTQAARSWRRSLAPYLERRAGPRKVALAPTDTPALGWNPAIPGAQAGPPRDRFVRSAAVAPLPSSDDDIAFAPVARLSRWIESRQLTSTRLTGIYLSRIERLNAKVNAVITLAKDRALDRAAQADREMAAGRYRGPLHGIPYGVKDLLDTAGIRTTWGAEPFRDRIPAEDSTVVRRLDEAGAVLVAKLSLGALALNDVWFGGQTMNPWLLEEGASGSSCGPGAATAAGLVAFAIGSETDGSIVSPSMRCGLTGLRPTFGRVPRGGAMTLCWSLDKLGPMTRSVEDAMLVLRAITGPDAGDPSSVPCRLDFDATRPVRGLKVGYVDAWMKESPATDVDRTALETMRSLGMVPTPVTLPDWPYSSLMPVLFAEAAASFEELTLGGQDDTLRMQVDDAWPNLFRQSRFLSAVDLVQADRLRRRVAQEMARVLSQVDLLQVPSLRDEQLTITNFTGHPSLTLRAGFVEVAEARSDWAPDPAHPLPKFSPPRRVPHGITLIGRLFDEGTLARAGLALESAVGVVAERPAGF; encoded by the coding sequence ATGAACACCCGCCGCCAGTTCCTGATCCAGGCGCCCGTCGCCCTGCTCGCCGTCGCCGGCGCCTGCCGCGAGGGCGGCAGGGGCGCGAGCGCCGCGGCCGGCCAGCAGACGCCGGCGCCCGGCGCGCCGCCGACCTTCGGGACAGGCCCAGGCTCCGGCCCGCCGGTCACCGAGGCGACTTTCGCCGAGGCCGAGAAGCTGGCGCAGGTCGCGATGACGCCCGCGCACCGGACGCAGGCCGCGCGCTCGTGGCGCAGATCCCTGGCGCCGTACCTCGAGCGGCGGGCCGGCCCGCGCAAGGTCGCCCTGGCTCCGACCGACACGCCGGCGCTGGGGTGGAACCCGGCGATCCCCGGCGCCCAGGCGGGGCCCCCGCGCGACCGGTTCGTCCGCAGCGCAGCCGTCGCGCCGCTGCCATCGAGCGACGACGACATCGCCTTCGCGCCGGTGGCGCGGCTCTCGCGCTGGATCGAGTCGCGCCAGCTCACCTCGACCCGGCTCACCGGCATCTACCTGAGCCGCATCGAGCGGCTCAACGCGAAGGTCAACGCCGTCATCACCCTCGCGAAGGACCGCGCGCTGGACCGGGCGGCGCAGGCCGACCGCGAGATGGCGGCGGGCCGGTACCGCGGCCCCCTGCACGGCATTCCGTACGGGGTCAAGGACCTGCTCGACACCGCGGGCATCCGGACGACCTGGGGGGCGGAGCCGTTCCGGGACCGGATCCCGGCCGAGGATTCCACGGTGGTGCGGCGGCTCGACGAGGCGGGCGCGGTGCTGGTGGCCAAGCTCTCGCTCGGCGCCCTGGCGCTCAACGACGTCTGGTTCGGCGGCCAGACGATGAACCCCTGGCTGCTCGAGGAGGGGGCGTCCGGGTCCAGCTGCGGACCGGGCGCCGCGACCGCCGCGGGCCTGGTCGCGTTCGCCATCGGCAGCGAGACCGACGGCAGCATTGTGAGCCCGTCGATGCGCTGCGGACTGACCGGCCTGCGGCCGACGTTCGGCCGCGTGCCGCGCGGCGGCGCCATGACGCTCTGCTGGTCGCTCGACAAGCTCGGCCCGATGACGCGGTCGGTCGAGGACGCGATGCTGGTGCTGCGCGCGATCACCGGTCCCGACGCGGGCGACCCGTCGAGCGTGCCGTGCCGGCTGGACTTCGACGCCACCCGGCCGGTCCGGGGCCTCAAGGTCGGCTACGTCGACGCGTGGATGAAGGAGAGCCCCGCGACCGACGTGGACCGCACCGCGCTCGAGACCATGCGCTCGCTCGGGATGGTGCCGACGCCCGTGACGCTGCCGGACTGGCCCTATTCGTCCCTGATGCCGGTCCTGTTCGCCGAGGCTGCCGCGTCGTTCGAGGAGCTGACGCTCGGCGGGCAGGACGACACGCTGCGGATGCAGGTGGACGACGCCTGGCCCAACCTGTTCCGCCAGTCGCGGTTCCTCTCGGCGGTGGACCTGGTGCAGGCCGACCGGCTGCGCCGGCGGGTGGCGCAGGAGATGGCGCGCGTCCTCTCGCAGGTGGACCTGCTGCAGGTGCCCTCGCTCCGGGACGAGCAGCTGACGATCACCAACTTCACCGGCCACCCCTCGCTCACCCTGCGGGCGGGCTTCGTCGAGGTCGCGGAGGCGCGCAGCGACTGGGCACCGGATCCGGCGCATCCACTCCCCAAGTTCTCGCCGCCGCGGCGCGTCCCGCACGGCATCACGCTGATCGGGCGCCTGTTCGACGAGGGGACGCTGGCGCGCGCGGGCCTGGCGCTCGAGAGCGCCGTCGGGGTCGTCGCCGAGCGGCCGGCGGGGTTCTGA
- a CDS encoding FAD-dependent monooxygenase — protein sequence MRILVSGAGITGSAATLFLRASGHDVVTVDSAPAFRRLGYMLSLKYFGLGIVHSLGLLDAVRRVGIPYRVTQVYDAKGEFVQEFPLELLNRAVKGSVFLLRSDLHHVLFAAADTVVPVRFGVHLTALEPGAAGVDVAWSDGRRERFDLVVVAEGLRSATRRMVWGDQGFRPFDVIYSAAVVDGSHDVPDRVCQLFVEPGTTVQLFPLPDGKLVIQSYFRGVLNPGTPSDQVRPLMHQACHRFPPKIRDLVDRVADSAYVFCDSVGMISLPELSRGRVVLLGDAGYCPSFLSGMGASMGLLGAEALDKSLRETPDVPRALATFNGLMQPVIAHYHRAAESNLDLLLTRSALRAWWHGWVMRRFPPALVVRQLVRQRELETSLLRGFGPLEVS from the coding sequence GTGAGAATCCTGGTGTCGGGCGCCGGCATCACCGGCTCCGCGGCGACGCTGTTCCTGCGCGCGAGCGGCCACGACGTGGTCACGGTGGACAGCGCACCGGCGTTCCGCCGGCTCGGCTACATGCTGTCGCTCAAGTACTTCGGCCTCGGCATCGTCCATTCTCTCGGGCTGCTGGACGCAGTCCGGCGCGTCGGCATCCCGTATCGCGTCACGCAGGTGTACGACGCGAAGGGCGAGTTCGTGCAGGAGTTCCCGCTCGAGCTGCTGAACCGGGCGGTGAAGGGGTCGGTCTTCCTGCTGCGGTCCGATCTGCACCACGTGCTGTTCGCCGCCGCGGACACGGTCGTCCCCGTGCGGTTCGGCGTGCACCTCACGGCACTCGAGCCGGGCGCGGCCGGGGTCGACGTGGCCTGGTCCGACGGCCGCCGCGAGCGGTTCGATCTCGTCGTGGTCGCCGAGGGGCTCCGCTCGGCGACCAGGCGGATGGTGTGGGGCGACCAGGGATTCCGCCCCTTCGACGTCATCTACTCCGCCGCGGTGGTGGACGGGAGCCACGACGTCCCCGACCGGGTGTGCCAGCTGTTCGTCGAGCCGGGGACGACGGTGCAGCTGTTCCCTCTTCCGGATGGGAAGCTGGTGATCCAGTCGTATTTCCGCGGCGTGCTGAACCCGGGCACGCCGTCGGATCAGGTCCGCCCACTGATGCACCAGGCGTGTCACCGCTTCCCGCCGAAGATCCGCGACCTGGTGGATCGCGTGGCCGACAGCGCCTACGTCTTCTGCGACAGCGTCGGAATGATCTCGCTGCCGGAGCTGTCGAGGGGCCGGGTGGTCCTGCTCGGCGACGCGGGGTACTGCCCGAGCTTCCTGTCGGGCATGGGGGCCTCCATGGGTCTGCTGGGCGCCGAGGCGCTCGACAAGTCGCTGCGCGAGACTCCGGACGTGCCGCGCGCGCTGGCGACCTTCAACGGCCTGATGCAGCCGGTCATCGCGCACTACCACCGCGCTGCCGAGTCGAACCTCGACCTGCTGCTGACGCGGAGCGCGCTCCGCGCCTGGTGGCACGGCTGGGTGATGCGCCGCTTCCCGCCGGCGCTGGTGGTGCGGCAGCTCGTGCGCCAGCGGGAGCTGGAGACGTCCCTGTTGCGGGGGTTCGGGCCGCTCGAGGTGTCGTGA